CGCTTCGTTGGCGCCCACGCCTGGCAGGAACAACGCAAACTCCTCGCCGCCGTAACGTCCGAAGATATCGTCTGCCCGAAGCTGCTGCGATGCGGTGCGTGCGAACAGCAGCAGCACCGTGTCGCCGAACGGATGGCCGTAAGTGTCGTTGATGCGCTTGAAGTGATCCAGATCGAGGAGCAACAATGCGACGGGGGCACGGGCAGCGCCATGACGTCGCAACTGCTCGCGGGCGAGTCGTGTGAACTCAGGGCGGTTGAACGCCTGCGTCAACCCATCGCGGGTCGCCGCGCGGTGCAGCGCAATTTCCGAGCGCTCCTTACCCAGTGACACCATCAGGAAACTGGCGACGACGATCAGCACGAGCATCTCCGTCGTGGAGACCTGCGGCCCGAACCAAGCGAGAAATTGCGAATCGGTCGGACCGAGCCACACGAGCGCGACGGCCCGCGCCGTATAAAACGACCCATGCAGCACCGCGACGACCGCCAGCACGATGCTGCTCGGCAGCCGTAGCCCCGAGGCCTGCCAGAACTCCCGGGCCGCCATCAGGCTGTAGAGCGCCAGCAGCGAGAAGAACAGCACGCCGCCGCTCCAGGCGTCAAGCGGGCGCGCGAACAACCACGTCCCCCAAAGCAGCACTGCCGGACCGCCAAAGACCGCAACCCACTGGACGCTTTGACCGTAAAAGCGCCGCGCACCGCTCCACACCATGGCGAACGCCAGCGTGGCGACGGCGTTGCCCAGCGGATAGAGCACCGCGAGCTGCGCGCTTCGTGAGGCCAACAAATAGAGCACCGGAGAGAACGTCGCGAGCAGGAAGGCCAGACTCCACCATCGTGGCGATTCGGCCTCATCGCGGCGTAAGGCGTCGAGCATGAACAGGATGCCTGTCGCAATGCTCAACAAGAAGGTCACAAACTGTAGCGTCGGCAGGTCTAGCGCCGGCAGCGACAAACCAAGAGCCATGGCTCCGTCCCCCGTACGCACGGCTGACGGGCGGTCATTACCGCCCCGGGCGCATGCGCAGTTTGAAATACGGGGGATAAAACCTGACTGAATGATCAGCGGTTCGATATTTTGGAGATGGCAAGACGCGGCAGCCGCTTGCGCGCCATATGCGGCGCACCGTCTGGCCGCCCCGGTCCGGCCATCGGTTTCTCTAAGGAGTGTCCGTCGTCGCTGGCGTGTCTCGCGCTTCCCTGAAGCCCACTCGGTTGTGGGCCCGCTGTGTCTTTCGACGCGCGACGCCGGAATTCCCTGAATTCAGCACTGCTCCATATCCATGCGGCGGGATTCTAGCACGCCAAATTGAGACAGCAAGGGGCGCTCAGCCCCGTCAGGCAACGACGTCTCAACCTTCCTTACACTGCCTTTCTTACATTTCCTGACGCCGCCGCGCCGACAATGCGCCTGCCGTCTGAATCACGAGATCGGCAAACCGGCGCTCGTCACGCTCCGCATTCCAGCGCACACGCGGCACGGCAATGTTGATCGCCCCGATGGCCCGGCCATCTTGATTGACGACGGCCGCTGCCGTAGAGATGTCGCCCATGAAGAACTCGTCTTCGGTGTGGGCGTACCCCTGCTTGCGAATGCGGGCGAGCCGCTCCTTGATCTTGCGCGGCTGCGACACCGTGGACGGCGTGAACTGGACGAGGTTGGTGCGCGCCAGAATATCGTCGATCTCGGCGTCGTCGAGCGTGGCGAGCATTGCCAGCCCAGGCGCCGTGCAGTATGCGGGCAGACGTGAGCCGACGATGACGTTGGCATTGAACACACTCCGGCTGACGATACGCAACACGAAAACGATGTCCGTGTCGAGACGCACGGTCAGATTGGTTGCCTCTTCCGTCTCCGCCGCCAACTGCTGCAAATAGGGTGCCGCGCGACTGACCAGTTCATTCGAGACGAGATAGTGATACGTGAAATCCAGCAGCTTCGGCGAGAGTTCGTACTTCTTGCTCTGCGGATCCTTCAGCAGATAACCCAGCGCCGAGAGCGTGAACGTGAAACGCTGTGCGGCGCTGATGTCGAGGCCGGTCGCCACCGCAATTTCGGACAGCGACAGATGACGCTTCGAGCCGTCGAACGCGGTGAGCACCTTCATCGCCTTTTCGACGGAATTGACATACAGCGTAGACTCGGTCGACGACGCTGCCGACGGCGTCTCGGCCGAGGTGGAAGTGACGGCGGTCTTGTCTTTCGCGCGGCTGCGCGGGGTTTTGGTGGTGGCCACAGTCAGATGGGTGTTTTGACGGATTTGGCGGGATTATCGCATAAAAATAGCCTTCTATCTTTATGCGATAACTCTAAATCCACGTTCAGCCCTTACGCACTTGCTGCCTCATTTCGTTGCGACCCACTCCCACGCGCCATGCGTGTCTCGCGACAACAAGTGTTTACGGATTCGCTCCGATGGCGTCGTCTCGAACTGCGCGGTCTCACGATAGTAGCGCGGTCGCTGATAGCTGGCGAGACGCTCCGCCGCCCATGTGGACAACGTCGTCCAGTCGACCGCCGATTCGCGGAACTGTACGTACAGCATGACGTCCTGCTCGCCGATCTCACTCGCCACGCCAATCGCCGCACACGCCGCCACCGCCGGATGCCGTGCAAACACCCGCTCGATTTCCCACGCAGAGACGTTCTCGCCCCGTACACGCATGCTGTCGGTGCGACGTCCGATGAAAACCAGACTGCCGTCGGCACTGCGGCGCGCGCTGTCGCCCGTGTACAGCTTGCCGTCACGCAACGCTTTCGCCGTGGCGTCGGGATTATCGAGATATCCCGGCAGGAACACGCCTTCGACATCGCTCGACAGCACGATCTCCCCCGGCTCCCCATCCGCCACTGGCTCGCCCGCGTCATCGAGCAGTTCCAGCGTCAGCCAGGGCAACGCATGACCGATGGAACCGGGTTGATCGGCGTCGTTGAGCGTGGCGAAGCTTGAGCACTCGGTCATGCCGTAGCACTCGCGCAGCACACAACCCAGACGGTCGCGCGTTGCCTGCCAGGCGCTCGCCGAGACACCCGCGCCCCATGCCACACGCAGGGAATTCGTCGCCGGTTGCGCGTCGCGCGGCAACTGCATGAGGATGTCCAGAATGCCGCCAAGGTAGTGAAGATGCGTGGCCTGAGACTGCTCGCACTGCTGCCAGAAGCGGCTCGCCGAGAAGCGCTCGACCACGTGCATCTCGACATCCACGAGAAACGGGATCAACAACATTTGCGCGCCGCCAATGTGGCACAACGGCTCCCACAGGAACAAGCGGTCGCCCTCACCCGCATCGGCCACGCGCAACGCCGCCTCGCTGGCAATGCGCATCATGCGGTGCGTGAACAGCACCCCCTTGGGCGCCCCCGTCGTCCCCGAGGTGTAGATGATGCAAAGCACCGATGCCGGGGTGACGGCCGCCGCAACCGGCGCCTTTCCCGCATGCGCAGCGGCCTGCGCCATGACGTCCGACAGCCAGTAGCGCACCACCTGTGTGCCGTGATGTCCTGGCTGCCCGGCGGCCAGCGCGACGCCCGCGTCGAGTGCGTCGGCGAACGACGGTTCGGCAATGAGCAGCTTCGGTTTGGCGTGCCCCAGCAGATACTCGATGCCGTCGCCTTTCAGACGCGTATTGACCGGCACCCACACGAGGCCCGAGAGCATGAGCGCATAGATCAGGGCGACTTGCGCGGCGCTGTTGCCCAGCATGACCGCCACGCGATCGCCCGGCACGAGTCCCTGCGCGGCAAACCAGGCCTGCATCGCGCCGACTCGCGCCGCCATCTGTGCACGGTCGATCGCCTCGCCCTCGAACACGACGACCGGCTTCGGTGAA
This window of the Pandoraea sputorum genome carries:
- a CDS encoding GGDEF domain-containing protein: MALGLSLPALDLPTLQFVTFLLSIATGILFMLDALRRDEAESPRWWSLAFLLATFSPVLYLLASRSAQLAVLYPLGNAVATLAFAMVWSGARRFYGQSVQWVAVFGGPAVLLWGTWLFARPLDAWSGGVLFFSLLALYSLMAAREFWQASGLRLPSSIVLAVVAVLHGSFYTARAVALVWLGPTDSQFLAWFGPQVSTTEMLVLIVVASFLMVSLGKERSEIALHRAATRDGLTQAFNRPEFTRLAREQLRRHGAARAPVALLLLDLDHFKRINDTYGHPFGDTVLLLFARTASQQLRADDIFGRYGGEEFALFLPGVGANEAQTIAERVREAFERSARTVQGEAVAATVSIGIACDERSRGELSSLVQRADRALYQAKAAGRNRCVRYTPETAMPVVDPSAHRADRGDRVEPAEVATPSLQAAAGS
- a CDS encoding IclR family transcriptional regulator — encoded protein: MKVLTAFDGSKRHLSLSEIAVATGLDISAAQRFTFTLSALGYLLKDPQSKKYELSPKLLDFTYHYLVSNELVSRAAPYLQQLAAETEEATNLTVRLDTDIVFVLRIVSRSVFNANVIVGSRLPAYCTAPGLAMLATLDDAEIDDILARTNLVQFTPSTVSQPRKIKERLARIRKQGYAHTEDEFFMGDISTAAAVVNQDGRAIGAINIAVPRVRWNAERDERRFADLVIQTAGALSARRRQEM
- a CDS encoding AMP-binding protein, giving the protein MSSHSYLQYFPQRAEGDSLDVVPLLMAGLNQREGASPKPVVVFEGEAIDRAQMAARVGAMQAWFAAQGLVPGDRVAVMLGNSAAQVALIYALMLSGLVWVPVNTRLKGDGIEYLLGHAKPKLLIAEPSFADALDAGVALAAGQPGHHGTQVVRYWLSDVMAQAAAHAGKAPVAAAVTPASVLCIIYTSGTTGAPKGVLFTHRMMRIASEAALRVADAGEGDRLFLWEPLCHIGGAQMLLIPFLVDVEMHVVERFSASRFWQQCEQSQATHLHYLGGILDILMQLPRDAQPATNSLRVAWGAGVSASAWQATRDRLGCVLRECYGMTECSSFATLNDADQPGSIGHALPWLTLELLDDAGEPVADGEPGEIVLSSDVEGVFLPGYLDNPDATAKALRDGKLYTGDSARRSADGSLVFIGRRTDSMRVRGENVSAWEIERVFARHPAVAACAAIGVASEIGEQDVMLYVQFRESAVDWTTLSTWAAERLASYQRPRYYRETAQFETTPSERIRKHLLSRDTHGAWEWVATK